In the Gossypium raimondii isolate GPD5lz chromosome 9, ASM2569854v1, whole genome shotgun sequence genome, one interval contains:
- the LOC105799880 gene encoding uncharacterized protein LOC105799880 isoform X2 → MKKLLAKEMTKENESRRRPPSVIARLMGLDGLPPQQRGHKQQKRNENSHEKVQKGSTSYSWQSSRKSSKDEQEFKDVFEVLDALKMEGASFSSQGTVKSKLSDTEVAFIRHKFMEAKRLSTDEKLQDSEEFNDTLEVLNSNTDLLLNYFQQPNSLFTKHLHDLRVPPQSHCGRVSAMKSSHTLNNENCCFAQRTGRETQMKLHCKSPMGHQEDCLNHSYGRYTAHNPPKSPVVQLEEKNGPTIVPTRIVVLKPNLGKSQNSSRTASSPCSSHHFPSKCTRHSEILGIQNKEAEIWGKNKVLQDTGFSRYNSRDSREMAKEITRQMKNSFNNSPITISTSRFRGYAGDESSCDVSGSESESANDSDVTTVSYRDNISWNKRRHRRSSSRSSESSVSREAKKRLSERWKLTHKSQEVHMVSRGSTLGEMLATSDREVIPGNSSGPVGVERCNEIGNHFRPAVLNEPLGISSRDGWKDGCLGNLSRSRSLPASSTNFGSPGVSIRPESLRRDKNVNPKEGFMWDRNKAVKGNFNQRGAPLPSNQRSSVKKSQLLGRSCSSSKEYSDTLAGSNVTPYQVKQNIEGDKQSENNVSVSGASSSAMDSSSVLENAADVNDQNKPVLSEPSQMELSPPASLNPAIVSTSDLDNLDSQEPSEGPSKQTTPRCPVSELESQANCKEADQPSPVSVIEAPFTDDLSSGSECFESISADLHELRMQLRQLKLESEAYEDGTLLLSSDDDSNEVSVGFAEENGRPKAEENWESVYIVDVLVGSGIDGAELDTFLAAWHSPECPVNPLVFQQLEKKYCSLNYRSRAERRLMFDRINSKILEMYQEYNDQPPWMISGKKIIPTWNIRELEDSLHKSLVSQNKIRQMDVGEMVLAGECLWLDLRWDIDTIGRGIERLLVDELVAEVLAG, encoded by the exons ATGAAGAAGTTGTTAGCGAAAGAGATGACAAAAGAAAACGAATCTAGAAGACGACCACCAAGTGTTATTGCTAGATTGATGGGTCTTGATGGACTGCCACCTCAGCAGCGTGGCCACAAGCAgcaaaaaagaaatgagaataGTCATGAGAAAGTTCAGAAGGGTAGTACATCTTATAGTTGGCAATCTTCTAGGAAAAGCTCCAAGGACGAGCAggaatttaaagatgtttttgaagttttagatGCATTAAAAATGGAGGGTGCTAGTTTCTCTTCACAAGGAACTGTAAAGTCAAAGCTTTCTGATACTGAGGTGGCCTTTATCCGGCACAAGTTTATGGAGGCTAAACGTCTTTCAACTGATGAAAAGCTTCAAGATTCTGAGGAATTCAATGATACCCTTGAAGTTTTAAACTCCAACACTGATCTTCTGCTGAATTACTTTCAACAACCAAATTCATTATTCACTAAGCATTTGCATGATTTGCGAGTGCCACCCCAATCCCATTGTGGTCGAGTATCTGCTATGAAGTCATCGCATACTCTGAATAATGAAAATTGTTGCTTTGCACAAAGAACTGGGAGAGAAACTCAAATGAAGCTCCACTGTAAATCTCCCATGGGGCATCAAGAAGATTGTTTGAATCACTCTTATGGGAGATATACTGCTCACAACCCCCCCAAGTCACCGGTGGTTCaattagaagagaaaaatgggCCAACTATTGTACCCACAAGAATTGTTGTCTTGAAACCAAATCTTGGGAAGTCACAGAACTCTTCTAGAACTGCTTCATCACCTTGTTCCTCTCATCATTTTCCATCCAAGTGCACAAGACACTCAGAAATTCTAGGTATCCAAAATAAGGAGGCAGAAATTTGGGGCAAGAATAAGGTTCTTCAAGATACTGGGTTTTCAAGGTATAATTCTAGAGACTCTAGGGAAATGGCCAAGGAGATTACTAGGCAAATGAAAAATAGCTTTAACAATAGCCCAATTACAATTTCAACCTCCAGGTTTAGAGGATATGCAGGGGACGAGAGCTCATGTGATGTATCTGGATCTGAATCTGAATCTGCAAATGATTCAGATGTAACAACGGTATCCTACAGAGATAACATTAGCTGGAATAAGCGACGACATAGGAGGTCATCATCCCGTTCTAGTGAATCATCAGTCAGTAGGGAGGCCAAGAAGAGATTGTCTGAGAGGTGGAAATTAACGCACAAGTCTCAAGAGGTGCACATGGTTAGCAGGGGCAGTACACTGGGTGAGATGCTTGCCACCTCAGATAGGGAAGTTATTCCTGGAAATTCTAGTGGCCCAGTTGGTGTGGAAAGATGCAATGAGATTGGTAATCATTTTAGGCCTGCAGTTTTGAATGAACCATTAGGTATTAGCAGTAGGGACGGTTGGAAGGATGGTTGTCTTGGTAATCTTTCAAGATCACGATCTCTTCCTGCTTCATCTACCAACTTTGGAAGTCCTGGAGTAAGCATCCGTCCTGAAAGTCTTCGCAGAGATAAGAATGTGAATCCAAAAGAGGGTTTCATGTGGGACAGAAACAAGGCAGTAAAAGGCAATTTCAATCAGAGGGGAGCTCCATTACCTAGCAACCAAAGATCCAGTGTTAAGAAATCTCAACTTCTGGGTCGTAGTTGCAGTAGTAGTAAGGAATACAGTGACACTTTAGCAGGTTCTAATGTCACCCCATATCAAGTAAAGCAAAATATAGAAGGGGATAAGCAATCTGAAAACAATGTTTCGGTCTCAGGGGCTTCTAGCTCTGCCATGGATTCAAGTTCAGTTCTTGAAAATGCAGCCGATGTCAATGATCAGAATAAGCCCGTGCTTTCTGAACCTTCTCAGATGGAATTATCACCTCCTGCTTCTTTGAATCCTGCTATAGTTTCTACTAGTGACCTAGATAATTTGGACTCGCAG GAACCATCCGAGGGACCATCTAAGCAAACCACACCGCGTTGCCCTGTATCTGAACTAGAATCTCAAGCAAACTGTAAGGAGGCAGATCAACCTAGCCCAGTCTCAGTTATAGAAGCTCCTTTTACGGATGATTTATCATCTGGTTCTGAATGCTTTGAGAGTATTAGTGCTGATCTCCATG AGCTTCGGATGCAACTTCGACAATTAAAGCTAGAATCTGAAGCATATGAAGATGGAACTTTGCTTCTTTCGAGTGATGATGATAGCAATGAAGTGTCTGTCGGGTTTGCTGAGGAAAATGGGAGACCAAAGGCTGAAGAGAATTGGGAATCTGTATACATTGTTGATGTCTTGGTTGGTTCCGGAATTGATGGAGCTGAACTGGATACCTTCTTAGCTGCATGGCATTCTCCAGAATGTCCAGTGAATCCGCTAGTATTCCAACAACTCGAGAAAAAATATTGTAGCCTAAATTATAGGTCAAGGGCTGAAAGGAGGTTGATGTTCGATAGGATTAATTCAAAGATACTGGAGATGTATCAAGAATACAATGACCAACCCCCTTGGATGATAtctggaaaaaaaatcattccaaCATGGAACATCAGAGAGCTTGAAGATAGCCTGCACAAGTCACTAGTAAGCCAAAACAAGATAAGGCAGATGGATGTAGGAGAGATGGTGCTTGCAGGGGAATGTCTATGGTTAGACTTGAGATGGGATATTGATACAATAGGACGGGGAATCGAGAGGTTGTTGGTAGATGAACTAGTAGCTGAGGTATTGGCAGGTTAG
- the LOC105799883 gene encoding ankyrin repeat-containing protein At5g02620: MGEEQIFQKKMAKQLTGKRDDTPLHSAVRAGDLHLVLEIIRGCEAGDLFEQNQSGETALYVAAECGRADLVKELIKYCDIVLAGIKARNGYDAFLIAAKQGNLEVLKILMEANVDLSMTFDSYNTTAMHTAASQGHAEVVNFLLEKGSNVAVIAKSNGKTALHSAARNGHVVIVKALLSKEPGITTRTDKKGQTALHMAVKGHNIEVVDELIKSDPCLINMVDNKGNTALHIGTRKGRIQIVEKLLNQNGVHKLVINKSGETAIDIAEKHKLSDIAGILKEHGVQCAKFIKTQPTNSAKELKQTVSDIKNGVHHQFEHTRQTRKRMQGIAQRINKIHVDSLNNAINSTTVVAVLIATIAFAAIFSVPGQYADSPKDISPGVSPGQARIASKLPFLIFIVFDAIALFISLAVVVVQTSIVVIHRKAKKQMMAVINKLMWLACVLISVAFLALSYIVVGDEWWLANLVTGIGTVIMVSTLGTLCYWVIVNRIEASKLHSIWRSSMNSGSRSFSMSYVSDTEILNNEHKKLYAV; encoded by the exons ATGGGAGAAGAGCAAATTTTCCAGAAAAAGATGGCAAAGCAGTTGACAGGTAAAAGGGATGATACACCACTTCACTCAGCAGTGAGAGCAGGGGATCTTCACCTGGTTTTGGAAATAATTAGAGGATGCGAAGCTGGGGACTTGTTTGAGCAGAATCAATCTGGTGAAACTGCCTTGTATGTTGCTGCTGAGTGTGGTAGGGCTGATTTAGTGAAGgaactgattaagtattgtgatATTGTTTTGGCTGGTATTAAAGCAAGGAATGGCTATGATGCTTTTCTTATAGCTGCCAAGCAAGGGAACCTGG AGGTATTGAAGATTCTCATGGAGGCCAATGTTGATCTTTCGATGACTTTTGATTCTTATAACACCACAGCGATGCACACTGCTGCATCACAAGGCCATGCTGAAGTGGTGAATTTCCTCTTGGAAAAAGGCAGCAACGTGGCTGTAATAGCAAAGAGCAATGGTAAAACTGCCTTGCATTCAGCAGCAAGGAATGGGCATGTAGTGATAGTAAAGGCCCTTTTGTCTAAAGAGCCTGGAATCACAACAAGAACAGACAAGAAGGGGCAGACAGCTCTACATATGGCGGTTAAAGGGCATAATATTGAAGTGGTTGATGAGCTGATAAAGTCAGATCCTTGTTTAATAAACATGGTTGATAATAAGGGGAATACTGCTTTGCATATAGGGACTCGAAAGGGTCGAATTCAG ATTGTTGAGAAGCTGCTAAATCAAAATGGAGTTCACAAACTAGTCATCAACAAGTCCGGGGAAACAGCTATTGACATTGCAGAGAAACACAAACTATCTGATATTGCAGGCATCTTAAAAGAGCATGGAGTCCAGTGTGCCAAATTCATCAAGACACAACCTACAAATTCGGCTAAAGAACTAAAACAAACTGTAAGTGATATAAAGAATGGGGTTCATCACCAGTTTGAACACACACGCCAAACGAGAAAACGCATGCAAGGTATAGCTCAACGAATCAACAAAATTCATGTTGACAGTCTCAATAATGCAATCAACTCCACCACAGTGGTGGCTGTTCTCATTGCCACTATTGCGTTTGCTGCCATATTCAGTGTCCCAGGCCAATATGCTGACAGTCCAAAAGATATTTCACCAGGAGTTTCTCCTGGACAAGCGAGAATTGCTTCAAAACTGCcctttttgatttttattgtcTTTGACGCTATAGCCCTCTTCATATCATTGGCTGTTGTGGTGGTGCAAACCTCGATTGTAGTTATACACAGAAAAGCAAAGAAGCAGATGATGGCAGTTATTAATAAGCTCATGTGGTTGGCTTGTGTACTGATTTCAGTTGCATTTCTAGCCCTTTCATATATTGTAGTTGGAGATGAGTGGTGGTTAGCTAATCTAGTTACTGGTATAGGGACTGTTATCATGGTATCAACATTGGGGACATTGTGTTATTGGGTGATTGTGAACCGTATCGAGGCTTCAAAACTACACAGCATCTGGAGATCTTCAATGAATAGTGGATCTCGATCATTTTCAATGTCATATGTGTCTGACACGGAGATTCTGAACAATGAACATAAGAAACTCTATGCAGTTTGA
- the LOC105799881 gene encoding probable pectate lyase 4 has protein sequence MGNAHPHRKHRNHHHHPTPTPPYYISPQPYVPSYMPQPHMPHSLPYLNVDSSLRALAGQAEGFGRFAIGGLHGPIYHVTTLSDDGPGSLRDGCRRKEPLWIVFEVSGTIHLSSTLSVSSYKTIDGRGQRIKLTGKGLRLKECEHVIVCNLEFEGGRGPDVDGIQIKPNSKHIWIDRCSLHDYDDGLIDITRGSTDITVSRCHFAQHDKTMLIGADPSHVGDRCIRVTIHHCFFDGTRQRHPRVRYGKVHLYNNYTRNWGIYAVCASVESQIYSQCNIYEAGQKKVAFKYLHEKAADKDEACSGCIRSEGDLFMTGTQAGLLTENVMSNMFHPSEYYPTWTVEPPSEALKHIVQQFTGWQSVPRPAEASS, from the exons ATGGGGAACGCTCACCCCCACCGCAAGCACCGTAACCACCACCATCACCCAACGCCTACCCCTCCTTACTATATATCTCCCCAACCTTATGTCCCAAGCTACATGCCACAACCCCACATGCCTCACTCTTTGCCTTATTTAAATGTCGACTCTAGTCTTCGAGCTCTTGCCGGTCAAGCTGAGGGCTTTGGTCGCTTCGCCATTGGTGGGCTGCACGGCCCTATCTACCATGTCACTACTTTATCCG ATGATGGACCAGGATCGCTGCGTGATGGTTGCCGCAGAAAAGAACCCCTTTGGATTGTCTTTGAAGTTTCAGGAACCATTCATCTTTCTTCTACCTTGAGTGTGTCATCTTATAAGACCATTGATGGACGTGGCCAACGGATAAAACTCACCGGGAAAGGTTTGAGGCTCAAGGAATGTGAGCATGTTATCGTATGCAATTTGGAGTTTGAAGGTGGTAGAGGACCAGATGTCGATGGGATCCAAATAAAACCCAACTCCAAGCACATTTGGATAGACCGTTGCAGCCTTCACGATTATGATGATGGGTTGATAGACATCACCCGAGGAAGCACTGATATTACTGTTTCCAg GTGTCACTTTGCACAGCATGACAAGACGATGCTTATTGGAGCAGACCCTTCTCATGTCGGTGATAGGTGTATCCGGGTGACCATTCACCATTGCTTTTTCGATGGGACTCGGCAACGCCACCCTCGTGTTAGATATGGGAAGGTACATTTGTACAATAATTACACTAGAAATTGGGGCATTTATGCAGTTTGTGCCAGTGTGGAATCACAG ATATACTCTCAGTGCAATATATACGAAGCAGGGCAGAAGAAGGTGGCCTTCAAGTATCTTCATGAAAAG GCTGCAGACAAGGATGAAGCTTGCAGCGGTTGCATAAGGTCTGAAGGGGATTTGTTTATGACCGGGACCCAAGCAGGGTTGTTGACCGAGAATGTTATGTCCAACATGTTTCATCCAAGTGAATACTACCCTACTTGGACAGTGGAACCTCCGTCAGAAGCTCTTAAACATATAGTACAGCAGTTTACTGGATGGCAGTCTGTTCCTCGGCCAGCTGAAGCATCTTCATAG
- the LOC105799882 gene encoding ankyrin repeat-containing protein ITN1: MDYCKQEEWEKDLEKGLSPRNVPAAVAQPTSPSALRRALVLSSSSKALSASNSSKTLLVSNSSKSLLGSNSGKRFDKKYVKQVTGRHNDTELHLAAQRDNVGYIRQILAEIDSQMMGTVGGAEFDAEVAEIRLAIVNEVNELGETALFIGAAKGYLDVVKELLKHTTEEGLKLKSKSGFDPLHIAANQGHEAIVQLLLDHNPELSKTVGQANATPLVSAATKGHTAVVNVLLRKDPSLLDIPKANGKIPLHFAARQGHVDIVKAFLDTDPQLARKTDKKGQTALHMAVKGVNSEVVRLLLKADSDIAMLPDKFGNTALHVATRKKRIEIVNELLELPNIDVNALSRDHKTAIDIAEGLPLSGEIAEIKENLTNCGAVRANELNRTHDELRKTVKEIKKDVHTQLEQARKTNRNVNGIAVELRKLHRMGVINATNTVTVVAVLFATVAFAAIFTVPGGDYDSGIAVAVKSTSFRMFYFFNAISLFTSLSVVVVQMTVVRGQLKSERRVIEVINKMLWVAAVCTTISFMASSYIVVGKYNEWAAVLVTVIGGIIMAGVLIAMTYYVVKSKRIIKVKEKEKSSRNKTMSNNISDSEPEVNTIYAI; encoded by the exons ATGGACTATTGTAAGCAAGAAG AGTGGGAGAAGGATCTGGAGAAGGGACTTTCTCCACGGAATGTCCCGGCGGCAGTGGCACAACCGACTTCTCCGTCTGCGCTAAGGCGTGCTCTGGTTCTATCTAGTTCATCCAAGGCCCTTTCGGCCTCCAATTCAAGTAAGACCCTTCTGGTCTCCAATTCAAGCAAGTCTCTTCTAGGCTCTAATTCTGGAAAACGATTTGATAAGAAGTATGTCAAACAAGTTACCGGCCGCCACAACGACACTGAGCTACACCTCGCTGCGCAGCGTGACAATGTTGGATATATCAGGCAGATTTTAGCTGAAATTGATTCTCAAATGATGGGGACAGTTGGTGGAGCCGAATTTGATGCAGAG GTGGCAGAAATAAGGTTAGCCATTGTGAACGAGGTGAACGAGTTGGGAGAGACTGCGTTGTTCATTGGAGCTGCAAAGGGGTATTTGGATGTGGTTAAGGAGCTTTTGAAGCATACAACTGAGGAGGGGCTTAAATTGAAGAGTAAATCTGGGTTCGATCCATTGCATATTGCTGCAAACCAAGGTCATGAAG CCATCGTCCAGTTGCTACTGGATCACAATCCAGAGCTAAGTAAAACAGTTGGACAAGCCAATGCGACCCCTCTTGTATCTGCAGCTACAAAAGGACATACAGCTGTAGTCAATGTATTACTCCGCAAAGATCCTAGCTTGTTGGATATACCAAAAGCAAATGGAAAAATTCCATTACACTTTGCTGCCAGGCAAGGACATGTGGATATTGTTAAAGCATTTCTTGACACGGATCCTCAATTGGCAAGGAAGACTGATAAGAAAGGGCAGACAGCATTGCATATGGCAGTCAAAGGGGTTAACAGTGAGGTGGTGAGGTTGCTTCTTAAGGCTGATTCAGACATTGCTATGCTCCCAGACAAGTTTGGTAATACAGCACTACATGTGGCTACTAGGAAAAAGCGGATAGAG ATAGTGAACGAACTTTTGGAACTTCCTAACATTGATGTGAATGCATTATCTAGAGACCATAAAACGGCGATTGACATAGCTGAAGGGCTTCCACTCTCTGGGGAAATCGCtgaaataaaggaaaatttgacTAATTGTGGTGCTGTCAGGGCAAACGAGCTGAACCGGACACATGATGAACTCAGGAAAACTGTGAAAGAGATCAAGAAAGATGTGCATACCCAGCTTGAACAAGCCCGCAAAACCAACAGGAATGTGAATGGCATTGCCGTGGAGTTGCGTAAACTTCATAGGATGGGCGTTATAAATGCCACCAATACAGTCACAGTTGTGGCAGTGCTTTTTGCAACGGTTGCATTTGCAGCTATTTTCACAGTTCCTGGGGGTGATTACGACAGCGGAATAGCTGTTGCCGTCAAATCGACATCATTCAGGATGTTCTACTTTTTTAATGCAATCTCACTCTTCACTTCGCTTTCAGTGGTGGTGGTACAAATGACGGTTGTAAGAGGACAGTTGAAATCAGAGAGAAGAGTAATAGAGGTGATCAATAAGATGCTGTGGGTGGCTGCGGTCTGCACCACTATTTCATTCATGGCTTCGTCGTACATAGTGGTCGGTAAATATAACGAGTGGGCTGCAGTTCTTGTAACAGTTATAGGAGGAATTATAATGGCAGGTGTTCTCATTGCCATGACTTACTATGTTGTGAAAAGCAAACGgattataaaagtaaaagagaaggagaagagTTCGAGGAACAAAACAATGTCAAATAATATATCAGATTCGGAGCCAGAGGTGAACACAATTTATGCCATTTAA
- the LOC105799880 gene encoding uncharacterized protein LOC105799880 isoform X1, whose amino-acid sequence MEMETFGQRRPKISSFSSDQSLVDLLPSTAPASSRGNRQLQKQRKIPKLASDSSSCSSDTTEEDQLTFELTCRSSKQSTGTPMKKLLAKEMTKENESRRRPPSVIARLMGLDGLPPQQRGHKQQKRNENSHEKVQKGSTSYSWQSSRKSSKDEQEFKDVFEVLDALKMEGASFSSQGTVKSKLSDTEVAFIRHKFMEAKRLSTDEKLQDSEEFNDTLEVLNSNTDLLLNYFQQPNSLFTKHLHDLRVPPQSHCGRVSAMKSSHTLNNENCCFAQRTGRETQMKLHCKSPMGHQEDCLNHSYGRYTAHNPPKSPVVQLEEKNGPTIVPTRIVVLKPNLGKSQNSSRTASSPCSSHHFPSKCTRHSEILGIQNKEAEIWGKNKVLQDTGFSRYNSRDSREMAKEITRQMKNSFNNSPITISTSRFRGYAGDESSCDVSGSESESANDSDVTTVSYRDNISWNKRRHRRSSSRSSESSVSREAKKRLSERWKLTHKSQEVHMVSRGSTLGEMLATSDREVIPGNSSGPVGVERCNEIGNHFRPAVLNEPLGISSRDGWKDGCLGNLSRSRSLPASSTNFGSPGVSIRPESLRRDKNVNPKEGFMWDRNKAVKGNFNQRGAPLPSNQRSSVKKSQLLGRSCSSSKEYSDTLAGSNVTPYQVKQNIEGDKQSENNVSVSGASSSAMDSSSVLENAADVNDQNKPVLSEPSQMELSPPASLNPAIVSTSDLDNLDSQEPSEGPSKQTTPRCPVSELESQANCKEADQPSPVSVIEAPFTDDLSSGSECFESISADLHELRMQLRQLKLESEAYEDGTLLLSSDDDSNEVSVGFAEENGRPKAEENWESVYIVDVLVGSGIDGAELDTFLAAWHSPECPVNPLVFQQLEKKYCSLNYRSRAERRLMFDRINSKILEMYQEYNDQPPWMISGKKIIPTWNIRELEDSLHKSLVSQNKIRQMDVGEMVLAGECLWLDLRWDIDTIGRGIERLLVDELVAEVLAG is encoded by the exons ATGGAAATGGAGACATTTGGGCAACGGAGGCCTAAGATTTCCAGCTTCTCTTCTGATCAGAGCTTAGTCGATTTGCTACCTTCAACTGCCCCTGCTTCATCCAGAG GAAACAGGCAGCTTCAGAAACAgagaaaaattccaaaattggCATCTGATTCTAGTTCTTGCAGTAGTGATACTACAGAGGAAGATCAG TTAACGTTTGAGTTGACTTGTAGATCTTCAAAACAATCAACTGGGACACCAATGAAGAAGTTGTTAGCGAAAGAGATGACAAAAGAAAACGAATCTAGAAGACGACCACCAAGTGTTATTGCTAGATTGATGGGTCTTGATGGACTGCCACCTCAGCAGCGTGGCCACAAGCAgcaaaaaagaaatgagaataGTCATGAGAAAGTTCAGAAGGGTAGTACATCTTATAGTTGGCAATCTTCTAGGAAAAGCTCCAAGGACGAGCAggaatttaaagatgtttttgaagttttagatGCATTAAAAATGGAGGGTGCTAGTTTCTCTTCACAAGGAACTGTAAAGTCAAAGCTTTCTGATACTGAGGTGGCCTTTATCCGGCACAAGTTTATGGAGGCTAAACGTCTTTCAACTGATGAAAAGCTTCAAGATTCTGAGGAATTCAATGATACCCTTGAAGTTTTAAACTCCAACACTGATCTTCTGCTGAATTACTTTCAACAACCAAATTCATTATTCACTAAGCATTTGCATGATTTGCGAGTGCCACCCCAATCCCATTGTGGTCGAGTATCTGCTATGAAGTCATCGCATACTCTGAATAATGAAAATTGTTGCTTTGCACAAAGAACTGGGAGAGAAACTCAAATGAAGCTCCACTGTAAATCTCCCATGGGGCATCAAGAAGATTGTTTGAATCACTCTTATGGGAGATATACTGCTCACAACCCCCCCAAGTCACCGGTGGTTCaattagaagagaaaaatgggCCAACTATTGTACCCACAAGAATTGTTGTCTTGAAACCAAATCTTGGGAAGTCACAGAACTCTTCTAGAACTGCTTCATCACCTTGTTCCTCTCATCATTTTCCATCCAAGTGCACAAGACACTCAGAAATTCTAGGTATCCAAAATAAGGAGGCAGAAATTTGGGGCAAGAATAAGGTTCTTCAAGATACTGGGTTTTCAAGGTATAATTCTAGAGACTCTAGGGAAATGGCCAAGGAGATTACTAGGCAAATGAAAAATAGCTTTAACAATAGCCCAATTACAATTTCAACCTCCAGGTTTAGAGGATATGCAGGGGACGAGAGCTCATGTGATGTATCTGGATCTGAATCTGAATCTGCAAATGATTCAGATGTAACAACGGTATCCTACAGAGATAACATTAGCTGGAATAAGCGACGACATAGGAGGTCATCATCCCGTTCTAGTGAATCATCAGTCAGTAGGGAGGCCAAGAAGAGATTGTCTGAGAGGTGGAAATTAACGCACAAGTCTCAAGAGGTGCACATGGTTAGCAGGGGCAGTACACTGGGTGAGATGCTTGCCACCTCAGATAGGGAAGTTATTCCTGGAAATTCTAGTGGCCCAGTTGGTGTGGAAAGATGCAATGAGATTGGTAATCATTTTAGGCCTGCAGTTTTGAATGAACCATTAGGTATTAGCAGTAGGGACGGTTGGAAGGATGGTTGTCTTGGTAATCTTTCAAGATCACGATCTCTTCCTGCTTCATCTACCAACTTTGGAAGTCCTGGAGTAAGCATCCGTCCTGAAAGTCTTCGCAGAGATAAGAATGTGAATCCAAAAGAGGGTTTCATGTGGGACAGAAACAAGGCAGTAAAAGGCAATTTCAATCAGAGGGGAGCTCCATTACCTAGCAACCAAAGATCCAGTGTTAAGAAATCTCAACTTCTGGGTCGTAGTTGCAGTAGTAGTAAGGAATACAGTGACACTTTAGCAGGTTCTAATGTCACCCCATATCAAGTAAAGCAAAATATAGAAGGGGATAAGCAATCTGAAAACAATGTTTCGGTCTCAGGGGCTTCTAGCTCTGCCATGGATTCAAGTTCAGTTCTTGAAAATGCAGCCGATGTCAATGATCAGAATAAGCCCGTGCTTTCTGAACCTTCTCAGATGGAATTATCACCTCCTGCTTCTTTGAATCCTGCTATAGTTTCTACTAGTGACCTAGATAATTTGGACTCGCAG GAACCATCCGAGGGACCATCTAAGCAAACCACACCGCGTTGCCCTGTATCTGAACTAGAATCTCAAGCAAACTGTAAGGAGGCAGATCAACCTAGCCCAGTCTCAGTTATAGAAGCTCCTTTTACGGATGATTTATCATCTGGTTCTGAATGCTTTGAGAGTATTAGTGCTGATCTCCATG AGCTTCGGATGCAACTTCGACAATTAAAGCTAGAATCTGAAGCATATGAAGATGGAACTTTGCTTCTTTCGAGTGATGATGATAGCAATGAAGTGTCTGTCGGGTTTGCTGAGGAAAATGGGAGACCAAAGGCTGAAGAGAATTGGGAATCTGTATACATTGTTGATGTCTTGGTTGGTTCCGGAATTGATGGAGCTGAACTGGATACCTTCTTAGCTGCATGGCATTCTCCAGAATGTCCAGTGAATCCGCTAGTATTCCAACAACTCGAGAAAAAATATTGTAGCCTAAATTATAGGTCAAGGGCTGAAAGGAGGTTGATGTTCGATAGGATTAATTCAAAGATACTGGAGATGTATCAAGAATACAATGACCAACCCCCTTGGATGATAtctggaaaaaaaatcattccaaCATGGAACATCAGAGAGCTTGAAGATAGCCTGCACAAGTCACTAGTAAGCCAAAACAAGATAAGGCAGATGGATGTAGGAGAGATGGTGCTTGCAGGGGAATGTCTATGGTTAGACTTGAGATGGGATATTGATACAATAGGACGGGGAATCGAGAGGTTGTTGGTAGATGAACTAGTAGCTGAGGTATTGGCAGGTTAG